In Mesoaciditoga lauensis cd-1655R = DSM 25116, a single genomic region encodes these proteins:
- the mnhG gene encoding monovalent cation/H(+) antiporter subunit G, whose translation MLDAFLGWLGVVFVFIGVFFLFLGALGIFRLPDLFNRLQAGTKATTLGVVSTSIGVGLIAKGWILFAAALAVFLLMTNPISSHAIARASYRVGVKLYPGTDPDSCEERGWKFPEGGDEK comes from the coding sequence ATGTTGGATGCTTTCTTAGGATGGCTGGGAGTCGTTTTCGTTTTTATAGGAGTATTTTTCTTGTTCCTTGGTGCCTTGGGAATATTCAGACTTCCTGATTTGTTTAACAGACTTCAGGCTGGAACAAAGGCAACGACGCTTGGTGTTGTCTCTACTTCTATAGGAGTAGGATTGATAGCCAAAGGATGGATACTCTTTGCAGCGGCTTTGGCTGTTTTTCTTTTGATGACCAACCCGATTTCCAGTCACGCCATTGCGCGTGCTTCTTACAGAGTTGGAGTTAAATTGTATCCTGGTACCGATCCAGATAGCTGTGAAGAAAGAGGCTGGAAGTTCCCAGAAGGTGGCGATGAAAAATGA
- a CDS encoding Na+/H+ antiporter subunit E yields MERAESSVGSRYLYAVMVYFFLWIVLTYPFSIHEWEAGTVIAFLGALLTYKQLSVSGMKNVMRLGVLLFWYLPVFTWEMIKANLHVASIVLNPKMPIKPGIVKIKTNLKSPVARVWLANSITLTPGTLSLDIDGQYLYIHWITVKAKDVEGASREIAGSFEKILEAMFK; encoded by the coding sequence GTGGAAAGAGCGGAGAGTTCGGTCGGCAGTCGTTATCTTTATGCCGTGATGGTTTATTTTTTCCTCTGGATAGTGCTTACTTATCCTTTTTCCATTCATGAATGGGAAGCGGGCACTGTTATAGCTTTTCTAGGAGCATTGTTAACTTACAAACAGTTAAGTGTTTCTGGAATGAAAAACGTTATGAGACTAGGCGTACTTCTTTTTTGGTATCTACCCGTTTTCACGTGGGAAATGATAAAGGCCAATTTGCATGTGGCTTCTATCGTTCTAAACCCCAAGATGCCGATAAAGCCTGGTATCGTCAAAATCAAAACGAATCTTAAATCCCCTGTTGCACGGGTATGGTTAGCAAATTCCATAACTCTTACACCTGGCACGTTATCGTTGGATATCGATGGACAATACCTTTACATCCATTGGATAACCGTAAAAGCGAAAGATGTGGAAGGTGCTAGCCGTGAAATAGCTGGAAGTTTTGAGAAGATCCTGGAGGCGATGTTCAAATGA
- a CDS encoding glycosyltransferase family 4 protein, with product MDKFIVAIISFFVTLSVTPIAIKLAKSNGWVDIPNKRKIHSVPMPRTGGIGIFAGIAAGLLVAFAYQHSVWILWLLAIASLISFMGFWDDVKGLSFKIKFLFQIVGAILAIWLVGVNIPDIANPFFHTKLNFGIFGPVVTLIWIVGITNAINLSDGLDGLAAGLSAISALTLAVTSARVNVSAALVALAVFSSAVGFLRYNFHPAKTFMGDTGSQLLGFTLAVISIKGASLSASTLSLAIPLLAIGIPILDTTYAFIRRMVRKGNPFLPDKMHIHHQLLNIGFSHTGAVLFMYAVSGTLAVIAMTFRGKHELTLLASYSIIAIALLAFLKVMRVRISRSKGGTKNGKNVKS from the coding sequence TTGGACAAATTTATCGTAGCCATAATCTCTTTCTTTGTAACACTTAGCGTCACTCCCATCGCGATAAAATTAGCAAAGTCAAATGGGTGGGTGGACATTCCAAACAAAAGAAAAATTCATTCTGTTCCCATGCCAAGGACAGGTGGGATTGGTATATTTGCAGGTATAGCCGCAGGCCTGTTGGTTGCGTTTGCTTATCAACATTCAGTCTGGATTTTGTGGCTTTTAGCGATTGCATCGCTTATTTCCTTTATGGGCTTCTGGGATGACGTTAAAGGATTGTCTTTTAAAATCAAGTTCCTATTCCAAATAGTGGGTGCCATACTTGCTATATGGTTGGTGGGAGTAAACATTCCGGACATAGCAAATCCTTTTTTCCACACAAAGTTAAACTTTGGGATATTTGGGCCTGTTGTGACTCTAATATGGATAGTTGGTATCACAAATGCTATAAACCTTTCCGATGGATTAGACGGGTTAGCAGCTGGATTAAGTGCCATATCAGCTCTCACTCTGGCGGTAACGTCCGCACGCGTAAATGTTTCGGCGGCGTTGGTGGCGCTAGCAGTCTTTTCGTCGGCGGTAGGATTTTTGAGATATAATTTCCACCCTGCCAAAACTTTTATGGGGGATACGGGCAGCCAATTGTTGGGATTTACTTTGGCCGTTATATCGATAAAAGGAGCATCACTTTCGGCTTCAACGCTATCTCTGGCTATACCTTTGTTGGCAATAGGCATACCGATACTCGATACCACTTACGCGTTTATCCGAAGGATGGTGAGAAAGGGAAATCCATTTTTGCCAGATAAAATGCACATTCACCATCAACTTTTGAATATAGGTTTTTCTCATACCGGAGCCGTTTTGTTCATGTATGCGGTGAGTGGAACATTGGCCGTTATAGCAATGACCTTCAGAGGAAAACATGAACTAACGTTGTTGGCATCTTATTCAATAATTGCCATAGCTCTACTGGCTTTTTTAAAGGTTATGAGGGTAAGAATATCAAGAAGCAAAGGGGGAACTAAAAATGGAAAAAATGTTAAAAGTTGA
- a CDS encoding sodium:proton antiporter, with product MMEVFLQNWIYLIGAISLFGIGLYITLTDENIFKIIVGLNIIESGTNLFMIAIAWHPKAVMPIYTATNHLVVNGKVVSADPLPQSLVLTAIVIGLGTTALALTIGVKIFEKYGTLDVRKIKEAKR from the coding sequence ATGATGGAAGTATTCCTCCAAAACTGGATATACCTTATAGGTGCGATTTCACTGTTTGGAATTGGTTTGTACATAACCCTCACAGATGAAAATATCTTCAAGATCATAGTTGGATTAAACATAATAGAAAGCGGAACGAATCTCTTCATGATAGCCATAGCATGGCATCCAAAAGCTGTGATGCCGATATACACCGCGACAAACCATCTGGTTGTCAATGGAAAAGTTGTAAGTGCCGATCCACTCCCACAATCGCTTGTTCTTACCGCAATTGTTATAGGGCTGGGAACCACTGCTTTGGCTCTTACAATAGGAGTTAAGATATTCGAGAAGTATGGAACTTTGGATGTCAGAAAGATCAAGGAGGCGAAAAGATGA
- a CDS encoding hydrogenase subunit MbhD domain-containing protein: MIIYVATLVVVVIIMLALIAVFSKKLLSSIISMGFVSLGVSGLFFFLQAPDVAITEAAIGAGLSTAIFVIALKKVKKGESRDEE; encoded by the coding sequence ATGATAATATACGTTGCCACCCTTGTAGTTGTAGTTATCATTATGTTGGCCCTTATAGCCGTCTTCTCAAAGAAATTGCTTTCTTCGATAATATCGATGGGATTCGTGAGTTTGGGAGTTTCGGGTTTGTTCTTCTTTCTTCAAGCCCCAGACGTTGCCATAACTGAAGCTGCCATTGGTGCTGGGCTTTCAACGGCCATTTTTGTGATAGCTTTGAAAAAAGTTAAGAAGGGAGAATCCAGAGATGAGGAATGA
- a CDS encoding adenosylcobalamin-dependent ribonucleoside-diphosphate reductase — protein sequence MLSEIMEKFSNIEPSKNAERILKERYFWKNQEGKFLENSWSDVARRVARVIATAELKNPQLEGKKKEEKLSQIKKWEETFYNILNARIFIPNSPTLFNAGSGVDMALLQKDIEKMELKDYEKIFSSRNHLHMLSACFVVPVEDSIDGIFDAVKDYALITKAGGGVGSNFSRLRPKGSFVAGTSGRSSGPVSFMHVFNSAIGVVEQGYKRRGALMGILNIDHPDIKEFIDAKKDNTGESVLKFFNISVGIPNKEEILRAYETDGEIELHHPKSKENGKIKVREILEEIAKNAWKTGDPGLAILDEMNKYNALYPFRKIESTNPCGEIGLPPFEACNLGSIDVAKFYQDGAFDHEAFKEACSIAIRFLDDVIDVNVFPLKEIDDAVRSSRRLGLGIMGFANLLYKLNIPYNSESGRKFASNLTAELALQSHKASYELALEKGNFPFFEKSRYLNEEGFIPFAMGSSDLDNEIRKAFKTLSKAHRNVAVLTVAPTGSISNIADTSSGLEPNFLLAYTRYMTKSDGSKEALMYVNDVLVERLGDSLTQEKRELIIKEGSLKHIDGIPEDVKKVFVVSHDISPDDHLKMQEAFQNYVDNNISKTINLPNSATVEDVLDIYLKALKSSVRGVTIYRDGSLQTQVLNSNKKIKTKDAPRVKFFILDENHKLRARPRKETLRSVTRKYKHESGTTYITVSFDSSGEAIEVFVSNGGETAEIIGRLTSVALRSGVSIEEILEQLQKVKGGYSKGVAAEIKKAIDDFSQLWGEAYEEYQEEEEVIHIDGSRKTPEEVEKFVVANGLKWYNDYYIDDEGNTYCPVCLSKNSLVSQEGCVTCMNCNWSKCTVG from the coding sequence ATGCTATCTGAAATCATGGAAAAATTTTCTAACATTGAGCCAAGTAAAAACGCAGAACGTATACTGAAAGAAAGGTATTTTTGGAAAAATCAAGAGGGAAAATTTCTGGAAAACAGTTGGTCAGACGTTGCCAGAAGAGTCGCGAGAGTTATAGCAACAGCGGAATTGAAAAATCCACAGCTTGAGGGGAAAAAGAAAGAAGAGAAACTTTCTCAAATCAAAAAATGGGAAGAAACCTTTTACAACATTTTAAACGCAAGAATCTTCATTCCGAACAGCCCAACGCTTTTTAACGCTGGCAGTGGCGTAGATATGGCGTTGCTTCAAAAAGACATTGAAAAAATGGAGTTAAAAGATTACGAGAAGATATTCTCATCGCGTAACCACCTTCATATGTTGAGTGCTTGCTTTGTCGTTCCGGTTGAAGACAGCATAGATGGCATATTCGATGCCGTAAAAGATTACGCCCTCATAACAAAGGCCGGTGGAGGCGTTGGCTCCAACTTTTCTAGATTAAGACCAAAAGGCTCTTTTGTAGCGGGAACATCCGGAAGATCATCTGGACCAGTGAGTTTCATGCACGTTTTCAATTCGGCGATAGGTGTTGTTGAACAAGGTTACAAACGAAGGGGAGCTCTTATGGGAATATTGAACATAGATCATCCTGACATAAAAGAGTTCATTGATGCCAAAAAAGACAACACCGGAGAGTCTGTCTTGAAATTTTTCAACATTTCCGTTGGTATTCCAAACAAAGAAGAGATCTTAAGAGCTTACGAAACAGACGGCGAAATAGAGCTTCATCACCCCAAATCGAAAGAGAATGGAAAGATAAAAGTTAGAGAGATATTAGAAGAAATAGCTAAAAACGCATGGAAAACAGGAGATCCTGGATTGGCCATCCTTGATGAGATGAACAAATACAACGCTCTCTATCCCTTTAGAAAAATAGAATCCACCAATCCATGTGGTGAGATAGGGCTTCCACCGTTTGAAGCGTGTAATCTTGGGTCAATAGACGTTGCCAAATTCTATCAGGATGGCGCGTTTGACCACGAAGCCTTCAAAGAGGCTTGCTCAATAGCCATAAGATTCCTGGATGACGTTATAGATGTAAACGTCTTTCCTCTTAAAGAGATAGACGATGCCGTTAGAAGTTCCAGGCGGCTTGGCCTGGGAATCATGGGATTTGCCAACCTTTTGTACAAGTTAAACATACCGTACAATTCTGAAAGTGGACGAAAATTCGCCTCTAACCTTACGGCGGAGTTGGCTCTTCAGTCTCACAAGGCTTCCTATGAACTGGCCTTGGAAAAGGGGAATTTCCCATTCTTCGAAAAGAGCCGTTACTTAAACGAAGAAGGATTCATTCCGTTTGCCATGGGAAGTTCTGACCTGGATAACGAAATAAGAAAGGCTTTTAAGACCCTTTCAAAAGCCCATAGAAACGTAGCCGTTCTCACGGTAGCACCAACAGGCTCCATCTCTAACATTGCAGATACCTCTTCTGGTTTGGAGCCAAACTTCTTGCTGGCTTACACACGTTACATGACAAAATCGGATGGAAGCAAAGAAGCGTTAATGTACGTAAACGATGTACTTGTCGAAAGGCTTGGCGATTCTTTAACTCAGGAAAAGAGAGAGCTTATAATCAAAGAAGGAAGTTTAAAGCATATAGATGGCATTCCGGAAGATGTGAAAAAGGTCTTTGTTGTAAGTCATGACATTTCTCCAGACGATCATCTGAAAATGCAAGAAGCTTTTCAAAATTACGTGGATAACAACATCTCAAAAACCATAAATCTGCCAAACTCTGCGACAGTTGAAGATGTGTTGGATATCTATCTTAAAGCTCTTAAATCTAGCGTAAGAGGGGTAACCATTTACAGAGATGGTTCTTTGCAAACCCAGGTTTTGAATTCAAACAAGAAGATAAAAACCAAAGATGCTCCCCGCGTGAAATTTTTCATATTGGACGAAAATCACAAGTTAAGGGCCAGGCCACGAAAAGAAACCTTGAGATCTGTGACGAGAAAGTACAAACATGAAAGTGGTACTACTTACATAACGGTGAGTTTTGATTCATCGGGTGAAGCCATAGAAGTGTTCGTCTCAAACGGCGGAGAAACGGCTGAGATAATAGGACGTCTCACCTCTGTGGCATTGCGTTCCGGTGTTTCAATAGAAGAGATACTTGAGCAGCTTCAAAAGGTAAAAGGAGGGTATTCAAAAGGAGTAGCTGCCGAAATCAAAAAAGCAATAGACGATTTCTCACAACTTTGGGGCGAAGCTTACGAGGAATACCAGGAAGAGGAAGAAGTTATTCATATAGATGGCAGCCGGAAAACTCCAGAGGAAGTTGAAAAATTTGTCGTGGCAAATGGGTTGAAATGGTACAACGACTATTACATAGACGACGAAGGAAATACCTACTGTCCAGTTTGCTTGTCGAAAAATTCTCTGGTAAGCCAAGAAGGATGCGTAACGTGCATGAACTGTAATTGGTCGAAGTGCACAGTTGGATGA
- a CDS encoding Na(+)/H(+) antiporter subunit B, with translation MRNDTPELVKKITALSVVAILLIGFFAVFVEMPKGTAVNVNQRVSRLYVLKNVQTATKMMKDGEFFAKGIKPLRSDVPYTPITFAKSKNLEDGAANVVTSIVVDYRGFDTLGEVTVLFLAATGVAMLLFGKEKKRKKKTEPSLIMYVGTRIAFAIIFLFGIYIFVHGHLTPGGGFPGGAVIASGILGLFLGRNGYEPNHLGLKVFESLSGMAFVIIGLTGLFSVHSFLANFLPTGVIGDLYSAGFIALIYIAIGMKVGAELSAVVNSMIVDTKEEWS, from the coding sequence ATGAGGAATGACACTCCTGAACTTGTCAAAAAGATAACAGCTCTGTCAGTTGTAGCGATTCTCTTGATAGGGTTCTTCGCAGTTTTTGTTGAAATGCCAAAGGGTACGGCCGTTAACGTTAATCAAAGGGTTTCACGTTTGTACGTGCTTAAAAATGTTCAAACGGCCACGAAGATGATGAAAGATGGAGAATTCTTTGCAAAAGGCATTAAGCCACTTCGTAGCGATGTTCCTTACACTCCAATCACTTTTGCAAAGAGCAAAAATCTTGAAGATGGAGCTGCGAATGTCGTAACTTCCATTGTCGTTGATTATCGTGGCTTCGATACGCTTGGGGAAGTTACGGTGCTGTTTTTGGCCGCAACGGGTGTGGCAATGCTTTTGTTTGGAAAAGAAAAGAAGAGGAAGAAGAAAACAGAGCCAAGTTTGATAATGTATGTCGGTACAAGAATTGCGTTTGCGATTATATTCCTCTTCGGAATTTACATATTCGTTCATGGGCATTTGACACCTGGTGGAGGTTTCCCCGGAGGTGCCGTCATAGCTTCAGGTATATTAGGGCTTTTCCTTGGAAGAAATGGGTATGAGCCAAACCATCTGGGATTGAAAGTTTTTGAATCCCTATCCGGTATGGCTTTTGTGATAATAGGTTTAACGGGCTTGTTCAGTGTACACTCATTCCTGGCAAATTTCTTGCCAACGGGTGTAATAGGAGATCTTTACAGCGCTGGCTTTATCGCTTTGATATACATCGCGATAGGAATGAAAGTTGGAGCAGAATTGTCGGCGGTTGTGAATTCCATGATCGTTGATACTAAAGAGGAGTGGTCATGA
- a CDS encoding DUF1844 domain-containing protein, with amino-acid sequence MSTDKKDEAVNPEKEKKERKEENKEKKEEREERVEEKKILDANETALFAFSLLEQKAWISLGLVKDADNEFHKSKEDARFLIDLLVKMADHFESAMDEKVVKELRNQISTLQLNFVNQFKS; translated from the coding sequence ATGAGTACTGATAAGAAAGATGAAGCTGTAAATCCAGAAAAAGAAAAGAAAGAAAGGAAAGAAGAAAACAAAGAGAAAAAAGAAGAAAGAGAAGAAAGGGTGGAAGAAAAAAAGATTCTAGATGCAAACGAAACAGCACTTTTCGCCTTCTCACTCTTGGAGCAAAAGGCGTGGATTTCTTTGGGGTTGGTGAAAGATGCGGATAACGAATTTCACAAATCCAAAGAAGATGCGCGATTCCTAATCGATCTTTTGGTAAAGATGGCAGATCACTTTGAGAGCGCTATGGATGAAAAAGTTGTAAAAGAGTTAAGAAATCAAATTTCAACGCTTCAATTGAACTTCGTCAACCAATTTAAAAGTTAA
- a CDS encoding nucleoside kinase gives MEKMLKVEILKTGEIVEYPQGITLESIAKDYENLYPSKIVAAKVNNDIRELFKTLERDAKIDFIDLTDEDGVRIYQRGLMFITFVAAREVFPSKMLKVKHSLGKGLYCEFKEWVPTEKDLKKLKSKMKELVEKDIPFIKEELYKFDALELFEKYGLDDKIELLKYRTKSTINVYWCGKYFNYYYGHMVPSTSYINLFDLVKLDKGFVLVHPDITTPTSLPKYVPQPKMAKAYADREKWAQIVDMETVGDLNKIIAHNRSRELIMMCELLHEKEISRIADTITEKGNVKLVLISGPSSSGKTTFSKRLALQLRVNGMEPIPISLDDYFVERDKTPIGPDGKPDFESIKALDLELFNQNLNAIFEGKSVELPKFNFKTGKREYVGHWLKPTEKTVLIVEGIHGLNPVLTSKVDDSLKYKIYVSALTQMNLDGDNRIPTTDVRIIRRMVRDYNFRGHDALKTLEMWPAVRMGEEKNIFPFQEQADTMFNSSLPYELAVLKNFVTRLLLQVDNSTPQYSQARRLIRFLDYFLPIVDFDVIPSTSLIREFIGGSYFHY, from the coding sequence ATGGAAAAAATGTTAAAAGTTGAAATATTAAAAACAGGAGAAATCGTTGAATACCCGCAAGGCATAACATTGGAAAGTATAGCAAAGGATTACGAGAACCTTTATCCTTCAAAAATAGTGGCCGCAAAGGTCAACAACGATATACGTGAACTTTTTAAGACTTTAGAAAGAGACGCAAAAATTGATTTCATAGATCTTACAGACGAAGATGGCGTAAGAATATACCAACGCGGATTGATGTTCATAACATTTGTGGCAGCACGTGAAGTATTTCCGAGCAAAATGTTGAAGGTTAAACATTCTCTTGGAAAAGGGCTTTACTGTGAATTTAAAGAATGGGTTCCGACTGAAAAAGATTTGAAAAAGCTGAAATCCAAAATGAAAGAATTGGTCGAAAAAGATATACCTTTTATAAAAGAAGAACTTTACAAATTCGATGCCCTGGAATTATTTGAAAAGTATGGTCTTGATGACAAAATAGAGCTTTTAAAATACCGAACAAAATCCACCATAAACGTTTATTGGTGCGGAAAATATTTCAACTATTATTACGGCCACATGGTGCCTTCAACTTCATACATCAACCTTTTTGATCTTGTTAAATTGGATAAAGGATTCGTACTGGTTCATCCAGACATCACCACCCCAACAAGCCTTCCAAAGTACGTTCCACAGCCGAAAATGGCAAAAGCGTATGCGGATAGAGAGAAATGGGCTCAAATAGTTGATATGGAAACCGTTGGGGATTTAAACAAGATAATAGCCCACAACCGCTCAAGGGAACTCATAATGATGTGTGAGTTGCTACACGAAAAGGAAATTTCTAGGATAGCGGACACGATAACGGAAAAAGGGAACGTAAAGCTTGTTTTGATTTCAGGACCGTCTTCATCGGGAAAAACCACCTTTTCAAAAAGACTAGCGCTTCAATTGAGAGTTAATGGTATGGAACCCATTCCTATTTCTCTTGATGATTACTTCGTTGAGAGAGATAAAACTCCAATAGGGCCAGATGGGAAACCTGATTTTGAATCCATAAAAGCGCTGGATTTAGAATTGTTTAACCAAAATCTTAACGCCATTTTTGAAGGAAAATCCGTTGAACTTCCAAAGTTCAATTTTAAAACCGGAAAAAGAGAGTACGTTGGTCATTGGTTAAAACCCACTGAAAAAACCGTATTGATAGTTGAAGGCATTCACGGCTTGAATCCCGTTCTTACTTCAAAAGTCGATGATTCTTTGAAATACAAGATATACGTAAGCGCATTGACTCAGATGAATTTGGATGGTGATAACAGAATTCCCACAACGGATGTGAGAATAATAAGAAGAATGGTAAGAGATTACAATTTCAGAGGCCACGATGCCTTAAAAACCTTGGAAATGTGGCCTGCTGTAAGAATGGGAGAGGAAAAGAACATATTTCCATTTCAAGAACAGGCCGATACGATGTTCAACTCTTCGTTGCCTTACGAACTGGCTGTGCTGAAAAATTTCGTTACTCGTTTGCTGCTGCAAGTGGATAATTCAACGCCCCAGTACAGTCAAGCCAGAAGGCTTATAAGGTTCCTGGATTATTTCCTTCCAATTGTAGATTTCGACGTTATTCCCTCAACATCGCTGATCAGAGAATTTATAGGGGGAAGCTATTTCCATTATTGA
- a CDS encoding monovalent cation/H+ antiporter complex subunit F translates to MRIHIPMAIWIIWFATVSLATILATLRGVMGPTNSDRLVALDNWTTITTGFWVILALFFFQFVLLSVAMVYAILSFLGGLVIARYLERGL, encoded by the coding sequence ATGAGGATCCACATACCTATGGCAATATGGATCATATGGTTTGCCACGGTTTCTCTTGCAACTATTCTTGCAACTTTGAGAGGTGTTATGGGTCCCACAAATTCCGACAGATTGGTCGCGCTTGATAACTGGACAACCATAACGACAGGTTTTTGGGTTATATTAGCCCTCTTTTTCTTTCAATTCGTTCTTCTTAGCGTTGCCATGGTTTACGCCATTCTCTCGTTTTTGGGTGGCCTCGTTATAGCCAGATATCTTGAGAGGGGGCTTTGA
- a CDS encoding chloride channel protein has translation MRKKKDNLDQFTFSMLAIVVGIVAGFGAVFFRILIAFIHNEMFFGKFSIFYNSNAHIPPSIWGKYVILVPVAGALGVAFLVKNFAPEAKGHGVPEVMDAIYYNKGIIRPIVAAIKSLASALSIGSGGSIGREGPIVQIGSTFGSMIGQWVKMPAWQRITLIGAGAGAGIAATFNTPIGGLLFAIELMVPELSVRTFVPIAISTSTATFIGRIFFGNTPSFIIPAFAIPKDQLTNPYLLLTYIGLGLIVGSASALFIKSIYGFEDFFDKMPGNYYTRHVIGMLAQGTLMYLLFVYAGHYYVAGVGYSTIQDVLMNVLLNPYFLLLLASLKLLATSLTLGSGASGGIFSPSLFMGATLGSMYGSFLNVIHPAMSANPAAFGVVGMAGMIGGTTGAAITAIVMVFEMTRNYNVIIPMIITVAIADGVRRVISPDSIYTKKLTRRGHLIPEVFHMNILLVKRVKDVMEKRVIGIQKDMKIREVIEEHGESAVLSFVVKDGNTVVGVVTLKYLLRQLNKDIKIEQVMSKDYVIAQENDTLFKIIGQMRKRRCPTALVTLNGKCASISDVLGIITKEEIAEAAAEQVELFTN, from the coding sequence ATGAGGAAGAAAAAGGACAATTTAGATCAATTCACCTTCTCAATGTTGGCAATTGTTGTGGGAATAGTTGCGGGTTTTGGGGCGGTATTTTTCAGAATCTTGATAGCTTTTATACACAATGAGATGTTCTTTGGGAAATTCTCAATATTTTACAATTCAAACGCGCATATTCCTCCATCAATATGGGGAAAATACGTAATACTTGTTCCAGTAGCGGGGGCGTTGGGAGTCGCGTTTTTGGTAAAAAACTTTGCTCCTGAAGCAAAAGGACACGGTGTGCCGGAAGTTATGGATGCGATCTACTACAACAAAGGGATTATTAGGCCTATAGTGGCTGCCATAAAGTCGTTAGCATCAGCACTTTCAATAGGAAGCGGCGGTTCCATAGGACGTGAAGGGCCTATAGTTCAGATAGGCTCAACCTTTGGTTCAATGATAGGGCAATGGGTTAAAATGCCTGCGTGGCAAAGAATAACATTGATAGGAGCTGGGGCTGGTGCAGGAATCGCAGCCACTTTTAACACTCCCATAGGTGGGTTGCTGTTCGCCATAGAATTGATGGTTCCAGAACTTAGTGTTAGAACATTTGTACCTATAGCCATTTCCACATCGACAGCAACTTTCATAGGGCGAATTTTCTTTGGGAACACGCCTTCTTTCATAATACCAGCTTTTGCAATACCTAAAGATCAACTTACAAATCCTTATTTGCTTTTAACTTACATTGGCCTTGGATTGATCGTCGGTAGTGCTTCAGCGCTTTTCATAAAATCAATCTACGGCTTTGAGGATTTCTTTGATAAGATGCCTGGAAATTACTACACAAGGCATGTGATTGGAATGCTTGCTCAAGGAACGTTAATGTATCTTCTTTTCGTTTACGCTGGCCATTACTATGTAGCTGGCGTTGGATACAGCACCATTCAGGACGTCCTGATGAATGTGCTTCTAAATCCATACTTTTTGCTCTTGCTTGCCTCTTTAAAATTGCTTGCCACCTCTCTAACGTTAGGATCAGGTGCATCTGGTGGTATATTTTCACCTTCCCTTTTTATGGGAGCTACTCTTGGATCTATGTACGGCTCATTCTTGAACGTGATACATCCAGCCATGTCGGCAAACCCCGCCGCTTTTGGTGTGGTAGGAATGGCCGGTATGATAGGCGGAACAACGGGTGCAGCCATCACGGCAATAGTTATGGTTTTCGAAATGACAAGAAATTACAACGTCATCATCCCAATGATAATAACCGTTGCCATCGCTGATGGTGTGCGAAGAGTTATATCACCAGACAGCATATACACCAAAAAGCTTACAAGGCGGGGACATCTTATACCTGAAGTCTTCCATATGAACATTCTTTTGGTAAAACGTGTAAAAGATGTTATGGAAAAGAGAGTTATAGGCATACAAAAAGATATGAAAATAAGGGAAGTTATCGAAGAACATGGGGAAAGCGCAGTTCTAAGCTTCGTCGTTAAAGATGGAAACACCGTCGTTGGAGTCGTGACCTTGAAGTATCTTTTAAGACAATTGAATAAGGATATAAAAATAGAACAAGTTATGTCCAAAGATTACGTTATAGCCCAAGAAAACGATACGCTTTTTAAGATAATTGGACAAATGAGAAAAAGAAGATGCCCCACCGCCCTTGTAACTTTGAATGGAAAATGCGCATCCATTTCAGATGTGCTAGGAATAATAACAAAAGAAGAAATCGCAGAGGCAGCGGCAGAACAGGTGGAATTATTCACAAATTGA